A window from Triticum aestivum cultivar Chinese Spring chromosome 6D, IWGSC CS RefSeq v2.1, whole genome shotgun sequence encodes these proteins:
- the LOC123143070 gene encoding chloroplast stem-loop binding protein of 41 kDa a, chloroplastic produces the protein MAFSPATTATAARAAGAFTSARVSSSPPSSLSSPFLPRVAGAIVARRGRGARAAASPVRAQAAGAAKKNVLVVNTNSGGHAVIGFYFAKALLAAGHAVTVLTVGDEGSDKMKKPPFSRFSELTSAGAKTVWGDPADVGAAVGGASFDVVLENNGKDLDAVKPVADWAKSAGVGQFLFISSAGIYLQTDEPPHVEGDAVKESAGHVGVEKYIAAEFGSWASFRPQYMTGSGNNKDCEEWFFDRIVRKRPVPIPGSGMQLTNISHARDLGSMLTLAVDNPDAAAGKIFNCVSDRGVTLNGLAKMCAAAAGATVEIVNYDPAAAGVDAKKAFPFRNMHFYAEPRAAKEVLGWTSTTNLPEDLKERFAEYASSGRGEKAMTFDLDDKILAAVGAAPVGVAA, from the exons atggccttctccCCGGCCACCACCGCCACAGCCGCGCGCGCGGCGGGCGCATTCACCTCGGCCCGCGtctcgagctcgccgccgtcgtcgctgtcgtcgccgTTCCTCCCGCGCGTGGCCGGCGCGATCGTCGCGAGGAGGGGACGCGGTGCCCGTGCGGCGGCCTCGCCGGTGCGCGCGCAGGCCGCCGGAGCCGCCAAGAAGAACGTGCTGGTCGTCAACACCAACAGCGGAGGCCACGCGGTCATCGGGTTCTACTTCGCCAAGGCGCTCCTCGCGGCGGGGCATGCCGTCACCGTGCTCACCGTCGGCGACGAGGGCTCCGACAAGATGAAGAAGCCGCCCTTCTCCCGCTTCTCG GAGCTGACGAGCGCCGGGGCCAAGACGGTGTGGGGTGACCCGGCGGACGTCGGCGCGGCCGTCGGTGGAGCGTCCTTCGACGTCGTGCTCGAAAACAACGGCAAGGACCTCGACGCCGTCAA GCCGGTGGCGGACTGGGCCAAGTCGGCCGGCGTCGGCCAGTTCCTGTTCATCAGCAGCGCCGGGATTTACCTTCAAACCGACGAGCCGCCGCACGTGGAGGGG GACGCCGTGAAGGAGAGCGCCGGGCATGTGGGCGTGGAGAAGTACATCGCGGCTGAGTTCGGCAGCTGGGCGTCGTTCCGGCCGCAGTACATGACCGGCTCCGGCAACAACAAGGACTGCGAGGAGTGGTTCTTCGACA GAATCGTGCGGAAGCGGCCGGTGCCGATCCCGGGGTCGGGGATGCAGCTGACCAACATCTCCCACGCGAGGGACCTGGGCAGCATGCTCACGCTCGCCGTCGAcaaccccgacgccgccgccgggAAGATCTTCAACTGCGTGAGCGACCGCGGCGTGACGCTCAACGGCCTGGCCAAGATGTGCGCGGCGGCCGCGGGCGCCACCGTCGAGATCGTCAACTACGAcccggccgccgccggcgtcgACGCCAAGAAGGCCTTCCCCTTCCGCAACATG CATTTCTACGCGGAGCCTCGGGCGGCCAAGGAGGTGCTGGGATGGACGAGCACCACCAACCTGCCGGAGGACCTCAAGGAGCGGTTCGCCGAGTACGCGAGCAGCGGCCGGGGAGAGAAGGCCATGACCTTCGACCTCGACGACAAGATCCTCGCCGCCGTCGGGGCGGCGCCGGTCGGCGTCGCCGCCTAG